A region of Nitrospirota bacterium DNA encodes the following proteins:
- a CDS encoding PA2779 family protein, with product MAKKLGILLGRSITFYLVAAMLLIASIPSQSAAMFISSDVVSTAAVSPVVDSASDIAKVSTFLESKIVKQRLADFGLTSEEISSRLSRMSADQLHQIASHIDQVDSGGDSALGIIMALLVIAILVIIVMKLMGREIIIK from the coding sequence ATGGCTAAGAAACTTGGTATCTTGTTAGGTCGTTCAATCACGTTTTATCTTGTTGCTGCAATGCTGCTGATTGCTTCTATACCATCCCAGTCTGCGGCCATGTTTATATCATCTGATGTTGTCAGCACGGCAGCCGTCAGTCCTGTCGTTGACTCAGCTTCGGACATAGCAAAGGTTAGTACATTTCTTGAGTCAAAGATTGTTAAACAGAGGCTTGCTGATTTCGGGCTTACCTCTGAAGAGATATCATCAAGGCTCAGCCGTATGTCTGCTGACCAGTTGCATCAGATAGCATCTCACATAGATCAGGTGGATTCAGGCGGTGACAGTGCGCTTGGCATCATCATGGCCCTGCTGGTTATTGCCATCCTCGTTATAATCGTGATGAAACTGATGGGACGCGAGATTATAATAAAATAA
- a CDS encoding N-acetyl-gamma-glutamyl-phosphate reductase: MLKVAVAGASGYTGCELLRLLALHPYVKVVAVTSEKSSGKPITQLFPGLSGFYDLTLEPLSSEIVAGEADLVFTALPHGTSIEAVSEFVKMGKMVVDLSADFRLKDPLVYEEWYGVKHTATPLLEGAVYGLPELYRSRIKGASLIANPGCYPTASILGIAPLIKNRLYNGGKIIIDAKSAISGAGRSPSLAFHFPEANEGMEAYKVGTHRHTPEIEQVLSDVAGSTVTACFVPHLIPANRGLLSTCYVPSDFSGGLSDIVSLYMEFYKGEPFVRVLDAGRQPNIREVRGANFCDIGIALDKRNGCIIVTSAIDNLVKGASGAAVQNMNLMKGYEETTGLMHPGLFP; this comes from the coding sequence ATGTTAAAGGTAGCTGTTGCAGGAGCGAGTGGATATACCGGATGTGAGCTTCTAAGGCTCCTTGCACTGCACCCTTATGTCAAAGTCGTAGCAGTTACCTCAGAAAAATCATCAGGAAAACCAATAACACAACTGTTCCCGGGCCTGTCGGGATTCTATGACCTGACCCTCGAACCCCTTTCATCAGAGATTGTCGCAGGTGAGGCTGACTTAGTCTTCACTGCACTCCCTCACGGGACATCTATTGAAGCCGTTTCAGAGTTCGTTAAGATGGGCAAGATGGTCGTGGATTTGAGTGCGGATTTCAGGTTAAAAGATCCACTCGTCTATGAGGAATGGTATGGTGTAAAGCACACTGCCACGCCGCTGCTGGAGGGGGCTGTGTATGGTTTGCCTGAACTCTATAGAAGCAGGATAAAGGGGGCGTCGCTGATTGCAAATCCGGGATGCTATCCAACCGCAAGCATCCTTGGCATAGCGCCGCTCATCAAAAACAGGCTGTACAATGGCGGGAAGATTATTATAGATGCAAAGTCGGCAATTTCCGGCGCAGGGCGCTCGCCGTCCCTTGCATTTCATTTCCCGGAGGCAAATGAGGGTATGGAGGCATACAAGGTCGGTACGCACAGGCATACGCCGGAGATAGAACAGGTGCTTTCGGATGTCGCCGGCAGTACTGTAACTGCCTGTTTTGTACCGCACCTGATCCCTGCAAACAGGGGTTTGCTGAGCACCTGCTATGTGCCGTCTGATTTCAGCGGCGGTCTGTCTGATATCGTTTCGCTTTACATGGAATTCTATAAAGGCGAGCCTTTCGTGAGGGTGCTCGATGCAGGGAGGCAGCCAAATATAAGGGAAGTAAGGGGCGCAAACTTCTGCGATATAGGCATAGCGCTTGATAAACGAAATGGATGTATAATAGTTACGTCAGCCATAGACAATCTTGTAAAGGGCGCCTCGGGCGCAGCGGTTCAGAATATGAATTTAATGAAAGGTTATGAGGAGACAACAGGTCTGATGCACCCAGGCCTGTTTCCGTAA
- a CDS encoding tetratricopeptide repeat protein — MKIIFIAVIMIFTVSACGSLPRLIVLHDPLTLDEHITLGLSYEKKGEDDLALEEYGTAIKMSKKDFRPYFSTGNVYYKKREYNLAEKYYNKALKIAPDNGDVHNNLAWTYMETGRYDEAVTEAEHAVKIKKSPYYLNTLAHVYYRMGRYREAHDVLKEAMTLTEPEDKMLWDDENSLLEDIQNAAGL, encoded by the coding sequence GTGAAGATCATCTTTATTGCAGTTATAATGATATTTACTGTCTCTGCCTGCGGCTCCTTGCCCAGACTGATCGTCCTGCATGACCCGCTGACTCTGGATGAGCACATCACCCTGGGCCTGAGTTATGAAAAAAAGGGAGAGGATGACCTTGCACTTGAGGAGTATGGCACGGCAATCAAGATGTCAAAGAAGGACTTCAGGCCCTATTTCAGTACAGGTAATGTATATTACAAGAAAAGAGAGTATAATCTTGCAGAAAAATACTATAATAAGGCGTTAAAGATTGCGCCGGATAACGGAGATGTGCATAATAATCTTGCCTGGACGTACATGGAAACCGGCAGGTATGATGAGGCAGTCACTGAGGCTGAACATGCAGTCAAAATAAAGAAGAGTCCGTATTATCTGAACACGCTGGCGCATGTATATTATCGCATGGGAAGATACCGTGAAGCCCATGATGTTTTAAAAGAGGCCATGACGCTTACCGAGCCAGAGGATAAGATGCTGTGGGATGACGAAAACAGTTTGCTTGAAGATATTCAAAACGCTGCGGGTTTGTAA
- the frr gene encoding ribosome recycling factor, with protein sequence MIGNIKNKATEKMEQTLSVFRKDLAAMRTGRASVSIVEGIMVDYYGTPTPVSQVAAITVPESRTIVIQPWEQRLIPEIEKAIMTSSLGLTPANDGKIVRVPIPPLTEERRRDIVKTVKKMAEDARVAVRNVRRDANDDIKKAGKEASISEDEIRKSQDELQKLTDQYIHKVDEVLKKKEQEIMEV encoded by the coding sequence ATGATTGGCAATATTAAGAATAAGGCGACAGAAAAAATGGAGCAGACGCTGAGTGTCTTCAGGAAAGATCTTGCTGCCATGCGTACAGGCAGGGCCTCTGTCTCAATAGTGGAAGGCATAATGGTTGACTATTACGGCACGCCTACGCCTGTCTCACAGGTGGCGGCCATAACAGTCCCTGAGAGCAGGACGATAGTTATACAGCCGTGGGAGCAGCGTTTGATACCTGAGATTGAGAAGGCAATCATGACATCTTCTCTTGGACTTACACCCGCCAATGACGGAAAGATCGTAAGGGTGCCGATTCCACCGCTGACTGAAGAGAGAAGGCGGGATATTGTAAAGACTGTAAAGAAGATGGCTGAGGATGCCCGTGTTGCAGTGCGCAATGTGCGCAGGGATGCCAATGACGATATAAAGAAGGCCGGCAAGGAGGCAAGCATCTCAGAAGACGAAATCAGAAAATCTCAGGATGAGCTTCAGAAGCTGACAGATCAGTATATTCATAAGGTGGATGAGGTATTAAAAAAGAAAGAACAGGAAATAATGGAAGTGTAG
- a CDS encoding UMP kinase: MAQRKGFKRVLLKVSGEALMGEKGYGIDPLVIDSIADEIKSVCDAGVDIAIVIGGGNIFRGLGATATGMERASADYMGMLATVINALALQDALEKKGVVTRVQSAIEMRALAEPYIRRRAIRHLEKKRVVIFAAGTGNPYFSTDTAASLRAMETGADVILKGTKVDGVYDSDPVVNKDAKKFTTLSYLDVLKLGLKVMDATAISLCKDNSLPIIVFNLRQKGNVKRVVMGEDIGTVIS, translated from the coding sequence ATGGCGCAAAGAAAAGGATTTAAGAGAGTGCTTCTCAAGGTCAGTGGCGAGGCACTAATGGGTGAAAAGGGGTATGGAATAGACCCGTTAGTTATTGATTCCATAGCCGATGAGATTAAGAGTGTCTGTGATGCCGGGGTTGATATTGCGATCGTCATAGGCGGCGGCAACATATTCCGCGGGCTTGGCGCTACGGCCACCGGAATGGAACGGGCGTCTGCGGATTATATGGGTATGCTGGCAACAGTTATCAATGCCCTCGCATTGCAGGATGCCCTTGAGAAAAAGGGCGTTGTCACACGGGTGCAGTCTGCTATTGAGATGAGGGCGCTTGCAGAACCGTATATAAGACGCAGGGCCATAAGGCATCTTGAGAAAAAAAGGGTTGTAATATTCGCGGCAGGCACAGGAAATCCATATTTCAGTACAGATACAGCCGCCTCACTTCGTGCGATGGAAACAGGCGCTGATGTCATCCTCAAAGGCACAAAGGTTGACGGGGTCTATGATTCGGACCCTGTGGTCAATAAAGATGCAAAAAAATTCACTACACTCTCTTACCTCGATGTCCTTAAGCTGGGGCTCAAGGTTATGGATGCAACCGCAATATCCCTGTGCAAGGATAACAGCCTCCCGATAATAGTGTTTAATCTGAGGCAGAAGGGGAATGTGAAGAGGGTGGTTATGGGTGAAGATATAGGCACGGTTATTAGTTGA
- the alr gene encoding alanine racemase, with product MNLTIAEINLSNLIHNLNQVRANIPSGCKILAVVKANAYGHGSIEVSRELVNAGVDMLGVATLNEGVRLREAGIDKDILVLGVINEDCVPDIIRMRLTPVVFTLQLTELLSDAAVRAGVTLPVHVKIDTGMKRIGVDSDDALDFVSAISNLKGIRIEGVMTHFAEADLDDKNFVIEQFGRFMSSCRGMEQAGIRIPLKHVANSAAIIDMKETHLDMVRPGLMLYGYSPSPRLEKKVELRQVMAVKSRIIYLKRVPAKTGISYGRTFTTSRDTVVATLPVGYADGYSRSLSNTGEVIVRGVRAPVIGRVCMDMTMVDVTDIPGVSAGDEVSVIGGRDGKGTTISANEIAGWTNTISYEVLCRIGERVERVYVR from the coding sequence GTGAACCTGACGATAGCTGAAATTAACCTGTCTAACCTGATTCACAACCTGAACCAGGTCAGGGCAAATATTCCGTCTGGCTGTAAGATCCTTGCCGTTGTCAAGGCGAATGCCTATGGCCATGGCAGCATCGAGGTGTCACGTGAGCTTGTTAATGCCGGGGTTGATATGCTTGGAGTTGCCACACTAAATGAGGGCGTTCGTCTGAGAGAGGCAGGCATTGATAAGGATATCCTTGTGCTTGGGGTCATAAATGAAGATTGTGTGCCGGATATCATCAGGATGCGGCTGACCCCTGTTGTCTTCACACTCCAGCTCACAGAGTTATTGTCAGATGCTGCTGTCCGTGCCGGAGTTACATTGCCGGTTCATGTGAAAATTGATACTGGCATGAAGAGGATTGGTGTGGACTCTGATGATGCACTGGACTTTGTCTCAGCGATATCGAACCTGAAGGGGATCAGGATAGAGGGTGTGATGACCCATTTTGCAGAGGCAGATCTCGATGATAAGAATTTTGTAATTGAGCAGTTTGGCAGGTTTATGTCATCATGCAGGGGGATGGAACAGGCCGGGATCCGCATACCTTTGAAACATGTCGCAAACAGCGCCGCAATCATAGATATGAAGGAGACTCATCTTGATATGGTAAGGCCGGGCCTGATGCTTTACGGATATTCCCCATCGCCACGTCTTGAAAAGAAGGTTGAACTGAGACAGGTCATGGCAGTAAAAAGCAGGATTATTTATCTGAAACGTGTGCCTGCCAAAACCGGCATCAGTTATGGCAGAACCTTTACGACATCACGAGATACGGTTGTTGCCACCCTCCCTGTAGGATATGCCGACGGATATAGCCGCAGTCTTTCCAATACCGGTGAGGTTATTGTAAGGGGGGTGAGGGCCCCTGTTATTGGCAGGGTATGTATGGATATGACGATGGTGGATGTGACCGATATTCCCGGGGTGTCCGCAGGGGATGAGGTTTCGGTTATCGGAGGGAGAGACGGCAAAGGGACCACTATATCAGCCAATGAAATAGCGGGCTGGACAAATACCATTTCCTACGAGGTATTATGCAGGATAGGGGAGCGGGTGGAAAGGGTGTATGTCAGATAA
- a CDS encoding ABC transporter permease codes for MITRLLTYLGATTLRISEDIGRGFIMFWQTILWCFRRPYNFRIIFQQMEAIGFNSLPVVIIMALFTGMVLAIQTYTGFKRFNAENFVGTVVALSVARELGPVLTGLIVSGRAGAAMAAELGTMRVTEQIDALVTLATNPIKYLVVPRFIAGLIVLPLLVIIADIIAVIGGYLIAVYVLGANSVIYIRMTTEYVELNDIYGGLLKSCVFGVIISTVSCYKGFYTQGGAEGVGRATTGAVVLSMMFVLIANYFMAALLFR; via the coding sequence ATGATTACAAGATTATTGACATACTTGGGTGCGACTACACTCAGGATTAGCGAAGATATCGGCCGTGGTTTTATAATGTTCTGGCAGACAATCTTATGGTGTTTCAGGCGCCCGTATAATTTTCGCATCATCTTTCAGCAGATGGAGGCGATTGGCTTTAATTCCCTCCCTGTTGTCATAATCATGGCGTTGTTTACCGGAATGGTCCTTGCGATCCAGACATACACAGGTTTTAAGAGATTTAATGCAGAGAATTTTGTGGGTACAGTAGTGGCTCTGTCAGTTGCAAGGGAACTTGGCCCTGTGCTGACAGGGCTCATTGTCTCAGGCCGGGCCGGAGCTGCTATGGCGGCAGAGCTCGGAACGATGCGCGTTACAGAGCAGATAGACGCACTCGTTACACTGGCGACTAATCCGATAAAATATCTCGTAGTCCCGAGGTTTATTGCAGGGTTAATTGTTCTCCCCCTGCTGGTAATTATTGCCGATATTATTGCCGTAATAGGCGGTTATCTGATAGCTGTTTATGTGTTGGGCGCCAATTCTGTTATATATATACGCATGACTACGGAATATGTAGAATTAAACGATATATACGGAGGGTTGCTTAAATCGTGTGTTTTTGGTGTAATTATCTCTACTGTCAGTTGTTATAAGGGGTTTTATACGCAGGGCGGGGCAGAGGGCGTTGGCAGGGCGACTACAGGCGCTGTGGTGTTGTCCATGATGTTTGTCCTGATTGCAAATTACTTTATGGCAGCCCTGCTGTTCAGGTAG
- a CDS encoding C39 family peptidase has product MIIVKKSIKTPRLTAAGVLIFSVVLLVLALCAGCSVVPAGHDKIVSGYLAETIPPLYYIQEVPFYPGDDFQCGPSVLAGALNFIGYDVKPEDISKEIYIGGVRGTLNIDMVSYAQRFEGVSVSEFRGDIESLKENLLSEHPMIVFVDLGIWSIRKGHYMLVVGYDDSREGVVVYSGAEKDKFISYEDFLRIWKRGGYWTLLIKRGISK; this is encoded by the coding sequence ATGATCATAGTTAAAAAATCAATTAAGACCCCACGGCTAACGGCCGCTGGGGTCTTAATTTTTTCAGTAGTATTGCTGGTTCTTGCGCTATGTGCAGGTTGTTCAGTTGTCCCCGCTGGTCATGATAAAATTGTTTCAGGATATCTGGCAGAAACAATTCCGCCGTTATACTATATACAGGAGGTCCCTTTCTACCCGGGGGATGACTTTCAGTGTGGTCCATCCGTACTTGCCGGTGCATTAAATTTTATCGGGTATGACGTAAAGCCGGAGGATATCTCAAAAGAGATTTATATTGGCGGCGTAAGGGGGACCCTTAATATTGACATGGTGAGTTATGCACAAAGATTTGAGGGTGTGTCTGTCTCAGAATTCAGGGGTGACATTGAGTCATTAAAGGAAAATCTGCTTTCGGAACATCCGATGATAGTCTTTGTTGACCTCGGTATATGGAGTATAAGAAAAGGGCATTACATGCTGGTTGTCGGTTATGATGACAGCAGGGAAGGCGTGGTTGTCTATTCAGGCGCAGAGAAAGACAAATTCATCAGCTATGAAGACTTTCTGCGGATATGGAAACGCGGCGGCTACTGGACATTGCTGATAAAAAGAGGGATTTCCAAGTGA
- the rpsI gene encoding 30S ribosomal protein S9 — MNTTAQHSATGKRKNAIARVRLVPGEGKIIVNDRTAEEYFPGQTLVRLIRQPLEVLSLIGKFDVYANIAGGGIAGQAGALRHGIARSLLEVSPEYRRALKSKGFLTRDSREKERKKYGQKGARKKFQYSKR; from the coding sequence ATGAATACAACAGCACAACATTCTGCTACCGGTAAGAGAAAGAACGCTATTGCACGCGTAAGATTAGTCCCTGGAGAAGGCAAGATTATAGTCAACGACAGGACCGCAGAAGAATATTTTCCGGGTCAGACCCTGGTCAGGCTTATCAGGCAGCCGCTTGAGGTCCTCTCACTGATAGGAAAGTTTGACGTCTATGCCAATATAGCAGGCGGCGGGATAGCAGGTCAGGCAGGAGCTTTAAGGCATGGCATCGCCAGGAGCCTTCTCGAGGTCAGTCCTGAATACAGACGTGCCTTGAAAAGCAAAGGTTTTCTTACAAGGGACTCACGTGAAAAAGAGAGAAAGAAGTATGGGCAGAAAGGAGCCCGTAAGAAGTTCCAGTACTCTAAGAGATAG
- the argJ gene encoding bifunctional glutamate N-acetyltransferase/amino-acid acetyltransferase ArgJ, protein MKEIPGGITSPKGFFASGIYAGIKRTTKLDLALIYSERDAVVTGTFTTNKVKAPPVIYTEKIVKKGKARAVIVNSGNANACTGGQGMKDAREMAELAADALLIDRDLVCVSSTGVIGELLPMARIKSSIKLAAESISPDGGRDAAVAIMTTDTFPKEIAVRGRINGKTITVGGIAKGSGMIHPDMATMLAFISTDAAIDRNTLKRIVSAEVNRSFNKITVDGDTSTNDMVLCMANGMAGNDLLDRKGLLQFQMMIGHVCRSLALMIVRDGEGATRFVEIRVKRAKSDKDAEKVAFAVANSSLVKTALFAGDPNWGRIMAAIGYAGADIRGERISVSFDKVKMVGNGIGLGKEAEQKVAEVMKNREYVMTIDLNVGRSDATVWTTDLSYDYVKINVAYRS, encoded by the coding sequence ATGAAAGAAATACCAGGTGGAATAACATCCCCGAAAGGGTTTTTTGCAAGTGGAATTTACGCCGGCATCAAACGCACGACGAAATTAGACCTTGCCTTGATCTACAGCGAGAGGGATGCGGTTGTTACAGGGACATTTACCACAAACAAAGTAAAGGCCCCTCCGGTCATCTATACAGAGAAAATCGTTAAAAAGGGAAAGGCGAGGGCAGTCATTGTTAACAGCGGCAATGCAAATGCCTGTACAGGCGGGCAGGGGATGAAAGATGCCAGGGAGATGGCCGAACTTGCAGCGGATGCCCTGCTTATTGACAGGGATCTCGTATGTGTTTCTTCGACAGGTGTTATTGGCGAACTGCTCCCCATGGCCAGGATAAAGTCTTCCATAAAGCTCGCAGCTGAATCCATAAGCCCGGACGGCGGCAGGGATGCTGCTGTTGCAATTATGACTACAGACACATTTCCCAAGGAGATTGCTGTAAGGGGACGCATCAATGGAAAGACGATAACTGTCGGCGGGATAGCGAAGGGATCAGGGATGATTCACCCTGATATGGCCACTATGCTGGCGTTTATCTCTACAGATGCCGCGATAGACAGAAACACCCTTAAGAGGATAGTGAGCGCTGAGGTAAACAGGTCTTTCAATAAGATAACTGTAGATGGGGACACGAGCACCAACGACATGGTATTGTGTATGGCAAATGGCATGGCTGGAAATGACCTTCTTGACAGGAAGGGGCTTCTCCAGTTTCAGATGATGATTGGACATGTCTGCCGCAGTCTTGCGCTGATGATTGTCAGGGATGGGGAAGGTGCTACCAGGTTTGTCGAGATACGGGTTAAAAGGGCAAAGAGTGACAAGGATGCTGAAAAGGTGGCTTTTGCAGTGGCCAATTCGAGCCTGGTCAAGACAGCCCTTTTTGCAGGTGATCCGAACTGGGGGCGAATCATGGCTGCTATTGGCTATGCAGGGGCGGACATCCGCGGGGAGCGCATATCTGTTTCATTTGATAAGGTAAAGATGGTTGGCAATGGCATTGGACTGGGCAAGGAGGCTGAGCAGAAGGTGGCTGAGGTAATGAAGAACAGGGAATATGTCATGACTATTGATTTGAATGTCGGACGTTCTGATGCCACTGTCTGGACGACTGACCTGTCCTATGACTATGTAAAGATAAATGTGGCCTACAGATCATAG
- the rpsB gene encoding 30S ribosomal protein S2 yields the protein MMGVAIKELLEAGVHFGHQTKRWNPKMKKFIFGERNGIYIIDLQKTMANFDSASEYLKEVASQGRPVLFIGTKRQAQEIVEAEARRCGMYFVNQRWLGGMLTNFATIRKSIDQYKKYEKMHEDGTINQLPKKEIIGIEKKMAQMDKIFGGIKGMSVLPGVIFVIDTRKEAIAVHEANRLGIPVIGVVDTNCNPDNIDYVIPGNDDAIKAIKLICSKVAEAVLEGRAVYDAKGGVKQEIAAKAAEQQAEVEVTGGDDEAAAGEA from the coding sequence ATTATGGGAGTGGCAATTAAAGAATTACTTGAGGCAGGCGTACATTTCGGACACCAGACCAAGCGATGGAATCCAAAGATGAAGAAATTCATATTTGGTGAGAGAAATGGCATCTATATTATTGATCTGCAAAAGACTATGGCAAACTTTGATTCAGCCAGTGAGTATCTGAAGGAAGTGGCCTCCCAGGGGAGACCGGTGCTTTTCATCGGGACAAAGAGACAGGCGCAGGAGATAGTTGAGGCTGAGGCCAGGAGATGCGGCATGTATTTTGTAAATCAAAGGTGGCTTGGAGGTATGCTTACAAACTTTGCCACAATCAGGAAGAGTATAGATCAGTACAAAAAGTATGAGAAGATGCATGAGGATGGAACCATTAATCAGTTGCCCAAAAAAGAGATTATAGGCATTGAAAAGAAGATGGCACAGATGGACAAGATTTTTGGCGGGATAAAGGGTATGAGCGTTCTCCCCGGGGTTATTTTCGTGATAGACACCAGGAAGGAGGCCATAGCAGTACATGAGGCAAACAGGCTTGGCATACCGGTCATTGGCGTTGTTGATACAAATTGCAATCCTGACAATATAGATTATGTAATACCAGGGAATGACGACGCCATAAAGGCTATAAAACTCATCTGTTCCAAGGTGGCAGAAGCTGTTCTTGAGGGAAGGGCTGTCTATGATGCAAAGGGCGGTGTTAAACAGGAGATAGCGGCTAAGGCGGCGGAACAGCAGGCAGAGGTGGAAGTGACCGGCGGAGATGATGAAGCGGCTGCAGGGGAGGCATAA
- the tsf gene encoding translation elongation factor Ts translates to MATISSDTVKELREKTGAGIMDCKRALADSGGDLEKAIDLLRQKGLSAAAKKASRETKEGLVSSYIHGGGKIGVLVEVNCETDFVARNSEFQELVKDIAMQIAASNPSFVRREDVPSDVLERERNIYRIQAKESGKPDHVLDKIVEGKVDKFYIESCLLEQSFIKDPSVTIKDMVQQKIAKIGENISVKRFTRYQLGE, encoded by the coding sequence ATGGCGACGATAAGCAGTGATACTGTAAAAGAGCTCAGGGAAAAGACCGGCGCAGGCATTATGGACTGCAAGAGGGCATTGGCAGATTCCGGCGGCGACCTTGAGAAGGCGATAGATTTGTTAAGGCAGAAGGGGTTGTCAGCGGCAGCCAAAAAGGCGTCGCGTGAGACCAAAGAGGGGCTGGTCAGCAGCTACATTCACGGCGGCGGCAAGATCGGCGTGCTTGTAGAGGTGAATTGCGAGACCGATTTTGTGGCGAGGAACTCAGAGTTTCAGGAACTGGTAAAGGACATCGCTATGCAGATAGCAGCATCCAATCCGTCATTTGTAAGGCGCGAGGATGTTCCTTCTGATGTCCTTGAAAGGGAGCGTAATATCTACAGGATACAGGCTAAGGAATCAGGCAAGCCTGATCATGTGCTCGATAAGATAGTTGAGGGTAAAGTGGACAAGTTCTATATTGAATCATGTTTGCTTGAACAGTCATTCATTAAGGATCCCTCGGTTACGATAAAAGACATGGTACAGCAAAAGATCGCAAAAATAGGCGAAAACATTTCAGTTAAGCGTTTTACAAGATACCAGTTAGGGGAGTAA